Below is a window of Dromiciops gliroides isolate mDroGli1 chromosome 5, mDroGli1.pri, whole genome shotgun sequence DNA.
gaggagagccACCAGTGGAGTATCTGAGAGAGTCGTAGTTGGTATCTAGGAATCCAGGAGTCCTACAACATCTGAGTTCTCacagaataaaggaaggaaacatcCTGGCTGCAGAGAGAACATCTGGAATCTAAGcagacaaacaaaaattattctcGATAAATTTTCCACAAACCCTCATCTGGCTACCAAGAGACTTTGTCCTAGTCTTCCTTATTGTATTAGTGAATTTCTTTGGAGGGGTTGAAACTCAAACCActgaggaaaagggaaatgagactGTATTTACCAGGAATGTGGCCTGTAGTTACTTTCTATTGCTCAATAATCATTTCTGTCCTGAATAAATGTCTGATTGTTTCCATGTTGTTCCTCACCTGAGTCTACTAACCTGGTGAGCCATTGAATACCTGGACCTTAGTTAACTTCAGAAGTTCCCAGATTTACCTGGGTGAAGACAAAAAAATAACATAGAGAAGtgatttattggggcagctaggtggagcagcggaTAAAGCCcaggtcctagattcaggaggacctgagttcaaatctgacctcagacacttgatacttaatagttgtgtgatcctgggcaagtcacttaagcccaattgcctcacccaaaaacaaaaacaaaaaaaataagtgatttaTTAATGAAAACCCCCAAAGTATGAACCTGAGTCCTTGTATAATCCAGGGCCATTTTGAAACAAGTAGATCAAATGGAATTTTGAAATTAATTCATTGAATAGCATATTTATTGTTTACACTATGAAGagggaatcatagaatctcagaacctAAGAGGTCCAACCTCTATTTGAAAAATTCTAGAGACGGAGAACTCACTGTCTCCCAAAAGAGCTTATTTCATTTCTGAACTGTTCTAATTAATAGtaggtttttctttatattgaatcTGCCTCTCTACAACTTCTGTCCACTGGCCCTGGTTTTACCCTCTTGGGCCAAACAACACCAGACatcaaataaaaactttaaagaatCCACCCAAATATCTGGATGGTGTGTTTCAAATGTCACCATATTTAGCATCAAGTAGTGAAAGCCTGGATATGTATCAGTATCAACCAAGACaactataaataaatgtttcataGTAAAAAGGTGCCAAAAATTGGGTTGAAATATGCCTAGTTATACAATATTGCTTGAATATTCTGATTTATCCAACTGGAACATATGAGATTTCTATTGatcctggggaaaaaaaccctcagaTATGGCATGTAATTAGCTCAGAAATAAAACTGCTATTACTGATGGCAAGTGTCCTTCAGCTGTTACTGGGCAGAAGTCAGAAAAGCAGAGGGCTGAGAGTTGGTCTTGTGAGAGAGAATTCCAATTGTAATGCTTATGAATGCAACAGACCTCTTTTTATATTGAACTGAAGTCTACCTCCATGTAATGTTGCCCTTTTTAAGGATTAGAAAAGACTTTTCTCATAAGAACCCTGGGATTagatagtgcaagtattattctcctctttttacagaagggaaaattgaggcacaataagcttaagtgatttacccagagtcaacAGTATTAAGTGTCAAGAgcaagtttttggttttgttttttagcttttttGTCTTGTGTTCTTTTTACCATATTACACTGTCATTCACCAAATGTAGGTTCAATTCTTTGGGGGACAATTTCACAAGAGAGTCCTATCAGCCtttcttattattcttattctctaCCTCTGCTGATCTCTTCATGGGTTCAACCTTTCCTAGGCCAGTCATCCTCTTtctgaaaaatacaaataaaatctatGTCATCATAGGGAAAAAATTAAGTCCACACACTTGGAATTAGccaatgcagtggatagaatgttgaacttggagtcaagaaagctcatattcaaatcctgcctcagacactcattcatttcccaccagctttGTACTCCTTGGTCTGGATTCCATCACAACCCTAGGAAATCTCATCATCAGGAAACATCATCCTGCAAGACTGCATCAACTTTGGTAGCCCTCTGTTAGATTCTGAGCTCCATTAGATGGTGAACTCTTGgcagacagggactgtcttttgtctctttttgtatccacagggTCTAacatgtttactgattgactcaTACTTCGTCAGTGCCCCCGGTATCCTCTGTACCTCTGACTGAACAGCTGGAAGGTGGAGCAAAGAACTTTTCCCAAAGCCTCCctttaaggaaagctcccagGTCACCCATcgctttttgtagtggcaaagaattagaagttatggggatgtccatcaattggggaagggctaaaaaagtagtggtatatgattgtgatgcagcactattgtgccataagaaatgatgagcagcctTCCTTCTGTTGTGGCTGTCGTTGAGACTACAATCATGCTGCAGCCATGGCCATCTGCTACCCCATGGCTGTGGGCCTTAACAAAGGCCACAAAGTTACCAAAAATGTTTCAAAGCTGCGACACTGTTGCCGCCGTGGACGCCTGACCAAACACACCAAGTTTGTGAAAGATATAATCTGGGAGGTGTGTGGGTTTGCCCCTTATGAGAGGTGGGCCTTGGAATTGTTAAAGGTCTCCAAGGATAAGCAAACCCTAAAATTCATCCAAAAAAGGGTGGGAACTCACATCTGGGtcgagaggaagagagaggagctcagcaacATCCTGGCTGCCGTGAGGAAGGCTGCTGCCAAGAAGGGCTAAACTGGACCCTGCCTGCCTTTCCCCCAATTACCCAATAAAGATTTGacaaacgggggggggggggaagaaatgatgagcagagggatttaagaaaaatctagaaagacttatatgaactgatgcaaagtgaaatgagcagaaccaggagaacattgaacacagtgacagcaatatggtatgataatcaactgtgaatgactttggcATTCTCAACAATAGAAagctccaagacaattccaaaggacttaggataaaaaatgctatccacctccagagaaagaactgatagaatctgaatgcagatcaaagcagattgttatttcactttctttatttttcttggggttttttgggtctgtgttttctttcaaaacatgactgatatggaattATGTTTTGCATCACTACACAGGTATAACCTGctttcaaattgcttgccttctcaatgagggagaagggaagggaaggtgggaaagaattcagaactcaaaattgtaaaaaatgaaggttaaaaattatttttacatgtaattggggaaagctaaaattatatatacatatatatatatatatatatatatatatatatatatatatatatttagatgcTATGGGTAAGCTCAAGATGAACCAATAGTAGGATGGAATAGCTTAAAAGCCAGTATAATTTTAACTTGTAGTGAGATAAGCATAGTATGAGAAGTGCCCTTGGAGGGTCATGTTCACTTCTAGGTCCTACAGTTTGGGAAGGACACCAGTCATTTGTAGAGGGCCCAGAAAAGGGTGAACAGAGTGAAGTACCTCAAGTACATGCCATGAGGATCAGTTTAAGGAACTGGGGATATttatagcctggagaagaaaaaatggggggtGGGAAAATAGGGCTAGAGACTTGACAGCTGTCTTTAAATATATGAAGGATATCAtctgttctgcttggctccaaaGGGGAAAACCAGTAACAG
It encodes the following:
- the LOC122727921 gene encoding 60S ribosomal protein L36-like; translation: MAICYPMAVGLNKGHKVTKNVSKLRHCCRRGRLTKHTKFVKDIIWEVCGFAPYERWALELLKVSKDKQTLKFIQKRVGTHIWVERKREELSNILAAVRKAAAKKG